In Mesotoga infera, the genomic window AGTTTTTCAGGAAGCCCTAATATAGTGAAGGTCTCGAAGGATCTAGCAGTCTTCTGTGTGAAGAACTGAGGCTAGCCGCAAATCACTACACCATTGGCCGGGAAGGCGTGAAGCTACCTACTATCAGGCGTCAATAAAACGTATTAACTGAATCAATGAGTCGTTGTCAAGTGACTCTTGAAGAAAAGCGAAGCCATTGTCTTCGTAAAGCTTTCTGAGACCTGGAATCGGTTCACACTCGATGAGAATACACCGACCTCCAACTATCTCATAGGCCTCTCTGATGGTAGCTATTGCCCGGGCGACAAGTTCATTCCCATCTATCTCCGAGCGATGAGCATCGTTCTTTCCAAGCTGGCCAATGAGGTAAACAACGAAGGTAGAACTCCGCTTGTTCCCCAGGTCATCAAGGTGTTTTCTAACATTCTTGCTGATTCCCTCTCTAAGGTTGAGTGCTTTCGTCGATACCGTGAAATAAGCGATGATATTTGTCTTCCCATTAATCAAGGCTTCTTCATCCAGTATCAAATAGGTCCGGGCTCTTTAAGCCTTCTCGAATGTAATCGCTTTTTCTCTCAAACACGTTTCGACGTCGCTGTTTTTCAAGCAAAAAAAAAGAGGGATAAAACCTCCCTCACTTCACTCTCATCGTACTTGTCTAGCAGGGCCTTTAGCGGCGTAATGTTTTTGGTAATAAAGATACACTCCTCTCAATGGAGGCTTTAACGTCTATATACTCTTCCTCGGGCCGCTTCTTTGCAGCTTTCATTGCTTTAACCATATTCTCCGCGGCTTTTTGGTCGATATAAATCTCTTTCTCGAATGTTCTTGTTGCCATAATTCTCCCTTCTTTCTAGTGCCTTTATAATTTATTCTATCATTTCGACACAGCATTTCTGCAAATGTTCACCAAAATCCTAGTCCTTCAAACTAATCAACTCGCCTATAGAACAACTGGCAATTTATAAACACATTGCCGATTGTTCGAATAATGACACAATAAGGGCTTCAGTTCTTGTAAGAGTCGGGAGTCTGACCCGTTAAATCTCACCGGTTAATTCTCAATCATTTCTCAAATGAGCTTGATGTTATCTATGCGCGTCTCCGCGTTTAACTATCTGAACCCAAGAATTAAAAACTCATCTCCCCGGACCTGGAAAATGATCCTGTAATCGCCGACCCTCAATCGAAGTATTCCGTTGTATTTGCCCGAAAGACTTTTAACGTCCGGTTCCTTGCTAGTTTTTCCGTCGTAGTAATCTACAAGCTGTCGGAAGCTTTTGTCTATTCTATTCTTGACCGCGGTATCGAGCTTTTCATGTTGCCTCTTGCTCGATCTCGTGAAGCTAATCCGGTAACTCATAGCTATCGACGATTTCCAGATCCTCTTCCGTCATCTGATCGAGTATTCTTGTTAGCTCTTCATTCTCTTCCGGGTCGCAAGACTCGCTAGTAGCCATTATCT contains:
- a CDS encoding acetyltransferase — its product is MILDEEALINGKTNIIAYFTVSTKALNLREGISKNVRKHLDDLGNKRSSTFVVYLIGQLGKNDAHRSEIDGNELVARAIATIREAYEIVGGRCILIECEPIPGLRKLYEDNGFAFLQESLDNDSLIQLIRFIDA
- a CDS encoding type II toxin-antitoxin system RelE/ParE family toxin; this translates as MSYRISFTRSSKRQHEKLDTAVKNRIDKSFRQLVDYYDGKTSKEPDVKSLSGKYNGILRLRVGDYRIIFQVRGDEFLILGFR